One window from the genome of Acinetobacter lanii encodes:
- a CDS encoding ribonucleoside-diphosphate reductase subunit alpha — translation MVYKHNNDDNGATLTMSANTTPGQLQVIKRTGDVATFDAEKISVAIGKAFLAVEGQQSTDSSRIHDRIEQLTDMVMNTFKRRLPSGGTIHIEEIQDQVELALMRTGEQKVARAYVIYREQRSEARKQLGAHHHPTLQITGTNGQLEPLDLSRLQATIAKASEGLEGIDIQAIVDETVKNLYNGVKATDISTTMMMATRTRIEQEPNYTYVTARLLRDNLVATGLEFLGLPTDTNEGDALETFLKKGVELELISKDLLDFDLEKLAAAIKPERSNQFTYLGLQTLFDRYFIHSDDVRFELPQLFFMRVSMGLALNEDNREERAIEFYNLLSSFDYMASTPTLFNSGTLRPQLSSCYLTTIADDLYNIYGSMRDNALLSKWAGGLGNDWTPVRALNSYIKGTNGKSQGVVPFLKVANDTAVAVNQGGKRKGAVCAYLETWHLDIEEFLELRKNTGDDRRRTHDMNTANWVPDLFMQRVFEDAEWTLFTPSETPDLHDLTGLEFTERYAYYESIAKDQDMLHKKVRAKDLWRKMLSMLFETGHPWITFKDVCNLRSPQQHVGVVHSSNLCTEITLNTNQDEIAVCNLGSINLVQHVQGGKLDREKLARTIKTAVRMLDNVIDINYYAVEQARNSNMKHRPVGMGIMGFQDALYEMQLAYGSDAAVDFADESMEVISYYAIQTSSDLAVERGAYETFKGSLWDQGILPIDSLDIVAKSRPERMFEVDRTTRLDWDTLRAKVQKDGMRNSNVMAIAPTATISNICGVSQSIEPTFQNLYVKSNLSGEFTVINPYLVRALKDRGLWDSVMVNDLKHFEGSVQKIARIPEELKAIFATAFEVDTRWIVDAASRRQKWIDQAQSLNLYISGANGKKLDITYKMAWLRGLKTTYYLRALGATSAEKSTINTGALNAVKATAVAAPVAAVAKEAPKAEVPAEEEGFAQAAPVPMACSIDNPDCEACQ, via the coding sequence ATGGTCTATAAACATAATAATGATGACAATGGAGCTACGCTGACAATGAGCGCTAATACAACCCCGGGTCAACTCCAAGTGATTAAACGCACTGGTGACGTTGCCACTTTTGATGCAGAAAAAATCTCTGTAGCAATTGGTAAAGCATTTTTGGCTGTTGAAGGTCAACAAAGCACCGATTCAAGCCGTATCCATGACCGTATTGAACAATTAACCGATATGGTAATGAATACCTTCAAACGCCGTTTACCTTCAGGTGGCACAATTCACATTGAAGAGATTCAAGACCAAGTTGAATTAGCACTTATGCGTACAGGCGAACAAAAAGTTGCGCGTGCGTATGTGATCTATCGTGAGCAACGCTCTGAAGCGCGTAAGCAATTGGGCGCGCATCATCACCCAACACTTCAAATTACCGGTACAAACGGTCAGCTTGAACCTTTAGATTTAAGCCGTTTGCAAGCAACGATTGCGAAAGCGAGCGAAGGTCTTGAAGGCATCGACATTCAAGCGATTGTTGATGAAACCGTGAAGAACTTATATAACGGCGTAAAAGCGACTGACATCTCAACCACCATGATGATGGCAACGCGTACCCGTATTGAACAAGAACCAAACTATACTTACGTAACTGCACGTTTACTCCGTGACAACTTGGTTGCTACAGGTCTTGAGTTCTTAGGTCTACCGACAGACACCAATGAAGGCGATGCTTTAGAAACCTTCTTGAAAAAAGGTGTTGAGCTTGAGCTGATCTCTAAAGATTTACTTGATTTTGACCTTGAGAAATTGGCAGCTGCGATCAAACCTGAACGCTCTAACCAATTCACTTACTTAGGTCTTCAAACTTTATTTGACCGTTACTTCATCCATTCAGATGACGTACGTTTCGAATTACCGCAGTTGTTCTTTATGCGTGTGTCTATGGGTCTTGCACTCAATGAAGACAACCGTGAAGAACGTGCAATCGAATTCTACAACTTATTGTCTAGCTTCGATTACATGGCATCTACGCCAACCTTGTTTAACTCAGGTACTTTACGTCCTCAGTTATCAAGCTGCTACTTAACCACCATCGCAGATGACCTATACAACATTTATGGTTCTATGCGTGACAATGCCCTACTTTCTAAATGGGCAGGCGGTTTAGGTAATGACTGGACGCCAGTTCGTGCATTGAACTCTTATATCAAAGGCACAAACGGTAAGTCTCAAGGTGTTGTTCCATTCCTTAAAGTGGCGAACGATACTGCTGTTGCTGTCAACCAAGGTGGTAAGCGTAAAGGTGCTGTATGTGCATACCTTGAAACTTGGCACTTGGACATCGAAGAATTCCTAGAGCTTCGTAAAAACACCGGTGATGACCGTCGTCGTACCCACGACATGAACACTGCGAACTGGGTTCCAGACTTGTTCATGCAACGTGTCTTTGAAGATGCTGAATGGACACTGTTCACACCATCAGAAACACCAGATCTACATGATTTAACTGGTCTTGAATTTACTGAGCGTTATGCGTATTACGAAAGCATCGCAAAAGACCAAGACATGCTGCATAAGAAAGTCCGTGCGAAAGACTTATGGCGCAAAATGTTGTCAATGTTGTTTGAAACAGGTCATCCTTGGATCACATTCAAAGACGTATGTAACTTACGTTCACCACAACAACACGTAGGTGTAGTGCACTCTTCTAACTTGTGTACTGAAATTACCTTAAATACAAACCAAGACGAAATCGCGGTATGTAACTTAGGTTCAATCAACCTTGTACAACACGTTCAAGGTGGCAAGTTAGACCGTGAGAAATTAGCTCGCACGATTAAAACTGCAGTACGTATGCTCGATAACGTGATCGACATTAACTACTACGCCGTTGAACAAGCGCGCAATTCAAACATGAAACACCGCCCAGTGGGTATGGGGATCATGGGCTTCCAAGATGCATTGTATGAAATGCAATTGGCTTACGGTTCAGATGCTGCGGTTGATTTCGCTGACGAATCTATGGAAGTGATTTCTTACTACGCAATTCAAACGTCTAGCGATTTAGCGGTTGAACGTGGTGCTTACGAGACATTTAAAGGTTCATTGTGGGATCAAGGCATCCTGCCAATCGATTCTTTAGACATCGTTGCGAAATCTCGTCCTGAGCGTATGTTTGAAGTTGACCGTACAACGCGTTTGGATTGGGACACGTTACGTGCCAAAGTTCAAAAAGACGGTATGCGCAACTCTAACGTGATGGCGATTGCACCAACTGCAACCATTTCGAACATTTGTGGTGTGTCTCAGTCAATCGAGCCTACATTCCAAAACTTGTATGTGAAATCTAACCTTTCTGGTGAATTCACAGTGATCAACCCGTACTTAGTACGTGCGTTAAAAGATCGCGGTTTATGGGATTCTGTGATGGTGAACGACCTGAAACATTTTGAAGGTTCTGTTCAAAAAATTGCACGTATTCCTGAAGAATTGAAAGCGATTTTCGCCACTGCATTCGAAGTGGATACTCGTTGGATCGTGGATGCTGCATCACGTCGTCAAAAATGGATCGACCAAGCACAGTCGCTTAACCTTTACATCTCTGGTGCGAACGGTAAGAAATTGGACATCACTTACAAGATGGCTTGGTTACGTGGTCTTAAAACCACTTACTACCTCCGTGCATTGGGTGCAACATCTGCTGAGAAATCGACCATTAATACGGGCGCATTGAATGCAGTTAAAGCAACTGCGGTTGCTGCACCTGTAGCAGCGGTTGCAAAAGAAGCACCTAAAGCGGAAGTCCCTGCTGAAGAAGAAGGTTTTGCGCAAGCAGCACCAGTGCCAATGGCATGTTCAATTGACAACCCTGATTGTGAGGCTTGCCAATAA